ctttcaacttttccgtcgcatcattccaatttcaaccgaacttttaattttggagtGACCTAAACAAACCCAAAGTTTGAGGGAAAAAGAGATTTGGTACTCACTATCATGCAACCAGCAAAGCCGGGGGGTCGAAGCCAAAAACCATTGATGAACAAGAAGACATGGATAAGCAGATTAGGAGGAGATGTCGGCCAATGGCGCCGAAACTTAGAACAGCTTTTTCCACGCTGCACTGCTGCAGCACAGTACTGAAACGACAGCAGCCGCTGGATAATCTATCTCTTGTGGACTTGTGGTCTCTGGCTTTTGATAATTTGACTGGACCAAAGAAAATATGGGAATTCATGGGTCCATGATTGATTAAGAGATATAACTATGACTACGAGTGACTCGTGATTGCAGCATCAATCATATGTCTGTCAAGATATGTTCTGGTCAATAGATAATTAGTTATGGTTTATTTACTTTTTTGGATGAGAGAACAAAGATGATTGAGCTTAACTAGTAAATAAACCATAACTAGTAAGCTAAAAATTAGTTATGTTTTTCTAACAATTATTGTGCAAAAAAATATTAGCAAAAAATGACAATATAAGCTTAAACATGAGGTTTCTTTAAACATTTTGTCATAAAACCTAGGATTATTCAGAACAAATAGTAATATCTGGAAATGGGTGCCTAAAACCTGGCGTTTTTTaatatcaaaaaaaaacctggcgttttgtgaaatttattcaATTGTTTTCATGAGGAACTTGGTAACTCTGTTCAAACTCAAAACGAGTCTCTGCTTTGCTTCCGAAGGCTAGCTATGTCATGCAACTTTGAGCACGGTTTGGATAGGAGTAACAAGTAACAAACTAAGGCCAAACTTTACAATATATTTCAGGGTTTAGAGGGGTACTGTGTTTTCTGAAAACCTCTCTAGATTTGCTACTTTATGCTCTTGGAGAAATCCTTTAGAAATGCAATAAGTTTTGTAATGGCAGATAGGAGGTACCCTTTAGTACTTAGTGAAAGAAACCGTAAGTCCCAGAATGATGTAAAGCTCTGTCAGAACCTAAAATTATATTCAAATTTCCAAAGCTTTCGTAGTCTCAACAAATTGTTATAAAGGTCtttcaacaaaaagaaaacGTACACTAATAGCAGCACAGCCTAAGGTTGAGTGCTAGAATGTCCATTGCAAATTGCAAACTCTTGCCATTTGGTTTCTTCTGATATGAATGTGTTTTGTGCAATGATTTCGACTTCGATCCAATTGTCCAAAAGTGTTAACTGATCGTGCAACAATTATGatcaatttgattttttttctgttattttTGCACTGATTGTGATGTTTCTTGACTCCGGTGGTACAGCTTTTTTGACCGAGCGGCCATCGTCACCGACGGCGACCTGACGACGGACACCTCCAACGGCAAGCCGTCGTTGTCTCCCATCCCCAAGCCGTGGCGGCTGAGCACGGTGCACCGCGTCGAGGAGCTCAAGTCGCTGCTCCGCATGGGCCCGATCTGGGCAGCGGGCATCCTGGTGATCACGGCGTACTCGCAGCAGCACACCTTCGCCCTGCAGCAGGCGAGCACcatggaccgccgcctcgcgccgggGCTGTCGTCGTTCCAGATCCCAGCAGGCTCCATGACCGTGTTCACCCTGCTCGCCATGCTCACCACGCTCCTTGCCTACGACCGTGTGCTCGTCCCGCTAGCGCGCCGCGTCACGGGACTGGACCGTGGAATCTCCTACCTCCACCGGATGGGCGTTGGGTTCGCCATCTCCGTGGCGGCTACCCTCGTGGCCGGGTTCGTGGAGCGCCACCGGAGGgagtccgctgccgccgcgggcACCACCGACGCGGGGACGTCGCCGCTGTCGGCGTACTGGCTGGTGCCGCAGTACGCGCTCCACGGCATGGCGGAGGCATTCAACTCCGTGGGTCACCTCGAGTTCATGTACGACCAGTCGCCAGAGAGCATGCGGAGCATGGCGACGGCGCTGTTCTGGCTGTCCATCTCGCTGGGGAGCTACGTCAGCACGATGCTCATCTCCGCCGTGCATCGATggagcgccggcgccgacgggtCCAACTGGCTCCCCGACAACATCAACCGCGGCAGGCTCGACTACTTCTACTGGATCGTCGCGCTGCTCCAGGTGCTCAACCTGGCATACTACGCCATTTGCGCTAGGTGCTACTTGTTCAAGCCCTTGCAGCTCCGTGAGGTGGACGATGATGCCAAGCCCCAAATTGAGCTGCAAGAAAAGGCTTCACCTTTGAGTCATTGAGCCAGTGAAAGTGCAAGAAAAAGGCTTCACCTTTCAGTCATTGGGCCAGTGAAGAGCATTGATGTATCTGAGATGCAGGTCTAGCTAGAATCAAGTAGGTAGGTTGATCAACTTTGAGGTATATATCACTATATGTATGGATTTGTATGTACATCAGGAACAAACCAGAGAGGAATGCATCACTCGAATTGAGATAATACAGGAACCTGGAAGGCTAGAACATCTCTAGTTTGATGCAGATTATTCAGGCAAGCTGGATTATGCAGATCATTCCAGTGGCCAATGAGATGTAACTGGTGTGCCAATTCCAGAGAAGATTTGATATTGGCATAGCCCACAATTCACAATTCACAACTCAACATAGAGATGGACTATTATTGATGAAGAAACACTAGCATACATGGTACTACTAGTATTAGCATCACAACCTAACATGGATAAACAAATCAGGTTTTCTTGATCTTTATTCGTGATTGATTGTACCTGatgacgtggcggcggcggcgaagatcaGACGGTGAAGTTGATCTCGAAGCCGAGGGAGGGGTGGATGGGGTCGGCGGgggaggggacgacggcggtgacggcggaggcgggggagcCGACGGGGAGGTGGCGGGAGACCATCTCGTCGACCTTGGCGGGGTCGCCGGAGAGGAGGGCCTCCACGGTGCCGTCGCGGCGGTTGCGGACCCAcccggcgaggccgagggactccgccgtctccgccgtccaGTCGCGGAACCCCACCCCCTGCACCCGCCCCTTCACCACCACCCGCACCGCCTTGCGCGCCGGTGtctcctgcggcggcggcgatggcgtgggCGAGGAGGACGTGGCGTCGGCCGCCGGCGTGGCCATGGCGAGCCcgaggcggcggcagaggagacGTGTCCTGCAAAGAGGAATCTGGAGTGTGGTGGACGCTGCTGCTTGCTGGGCCTCTCGAGCTACTTGCAAACCGGCCGGCCCAATAAGTTAGTTTTATCACTTTTAATAAGGGGCAATTAATAAAGTACCGAAAAATACAATATTTTCTAATACAAATTTAGTACCTTTAGTGCTAACATCGAGGTACTAAAATTTGTAGGGTAATTCCAGCGTAAATTTTGATACCTCTGGTACTTAATACTTCGAGGTATCAAAATTTGTAAGGTAAAATTTAGTTACCTCGAGACATTCTAGAAATCGTAAAATTTCTTCTCTAAAAATGGATTTTGGCGGAGGCAAGAGTAACCACGAGAAGAAACATACTAGAGCGTCAACGGGATCAAAAATCCCTTTTTCTTTAAGATCGGTCTCGGTCTCGTGTGTTTGCGTGATTTTTAACACCCTGCTCGATAACCGGTTTCGACCAATCTAATGAGCAATATTTTAAGAGCACACCAAACCAAACGCAACAACACAACAACAATGAGCAATAGAGAAGTCAGCGATGTTAACCTTTGGGTGAGATCACCATCATCTGCTAATAAACTTTCATTCTTAACAGAACAGAAGCACACAGTTTAAAAGTTGTGTCATGCTAACAGTTTCTGAAGACACAAACAGCGCATATAGTAACCGCAAAGTGGCACACCGCCATTATCAACATCTGAACAAATTTCTAAACATCGTATGATCAAATCGCTCATCGATCGAGAAACAAACACTCCCAGTGAAACTCGTAAGGATTAGAGGTGAAGATTATTTTATCGCATCATCAAACAGCAAGAAGCAGtacgtcgtcttcctcctcaggCGGTGGGCTTGCGGGTGAAGCCCTCGGcggggtcgacggggtcggcgggggaggggaggacggcggtgacggcggcggcgcgggggccgaCG
The Oryza sativa Japonica Group chromosome 6, ASM3414082v1 DNA segment above includes these coding regions:
- the LOC4340701 gene encoding protein NRT1/ PTR FAMILY 3.1 translates to METVEAAMAEEEEAKKSKMRKKGGFRTMPFIFANEVAEKLAVLGFTTNMLMYLTRQLHMPLAKAATTLTNFGGVSAMTPLIGAFLADSLVGRFWTIAAASLIYQVGMLLLTVSAAMPVFRPPPCSGAGGAGACDEAAPWQLAVLYAALLLNALGAGGYRPCVVAFGADQFDESEAAERARTWGFFNWYYFCNGASQLVAVTAVVYVQDNVGWGWGLGVPTFCMAVSVVAFVAGYPLYRRLHPSGSPFTRLAQVVVAAVRKRRVPTDADDAAALYENDDMDAPISLYGKLVHTEQLSFFDRAAIVTDGDLTTDTSNGKPSLSPIPKPWRLSTVHRVEELKSLLRMGPIWAAGILVITAYSQQHTFALQQASTMDRRLAPGLSSFQIPAGSMTVFTLLAMLTTLLAYDRVLVPLARRVTGLDRGISYLHRMGVGFAISVAATLVAGFVERHRRESAAAAGTTDAGTSPLSAYWLVPQYALHGMAEAFNSVGHLEFMYDQSPESMRSMATALFWLSISLGSYVSTMLISAVHRWSAGADGSNWLPDNINRGRLDYFYWIVALLQVLNLAYYAICARCYLFKPLQLREVDDDAKPQIELQEKASPLSH
- the LOC4340702 gene encoding uncharacterized protein, giving the protein MATPAADATSSSPTPSPPPQETPARKAVRVVVKGRVQGVGFRDWTAETAESLGLAGWVRNRRDGTVEALLSGDPAKVDEMVSRHLPVGSPASAVTAVVPSPADPIHPSLGFEINFTV